Genomic segment of Chionomys nivalis chromosome 17, mChiNiv1.1, whole genome shotgun sequence:
ACAGGGAGGGGTAAagaaattatatgtatgtactaGCTGACCTCTAAGCAATGTCTgaacttggtttgttttttgtttttttttttatttctaggcACACGGGGAGGAAGAGGCTCTGGACCCTGGGCACTAGCATCTTCCTAAGGCTTTGGCAGACATATGTATTCCCAGGAAGTACAGGCTGGATGGACTTCATCCAACATTTGGGAGTTTGCTGCTTTGTGGCCTTCCTTGCCGTGAGCCTCCTCTCTGCAGCCTTCTACTGGGTCCTGCCCTCAGTAGCCGTGCTTGCCGCCGTGTGGGCGAGCACCTGTGTTTTCCTGTGCTGTTCCAAGCACGCCCGCTGTTTCCTGCTTCTCGCCTTTCTCTCCTGTGGCCTCCGGGAAGGCAGGAACGCTTTGATTGCGGCTGGCACAGGGATGGTGATCTTGGGACATGtggaaaatatgttttataactTCAGAGGTCTTTTAGACAGTATGACTTGCAACCTAAGGGCAAAGAGCTTTGCAATCCATGTTCCACTTTTGACCAGATACTGTGAAGCCCTTCAGTGGATTTATGGCCTTGCCGCTCCGCCGAATCTATTTGATGACCTCCTTTCTTGGAACCAGACTTTAGTGGTCTCCCTCTTTAGTCCCAGCCGTACCTTCGAGGCTCATATGAATGACACCAAGGGAGAAGTCCTGGGTGCCCTGTCCCATATGGTAGTCATGACAGAGCTATTGTCTTCCTTGGGCCAGAAGCTTATCGCCCTGGCCGGGCTTCTCCTTATCCTTTTCAGCACCGGCCTCTTCATGAAGCGGTTCCTGGGCCCTTGTGGCCGGAAGTATGAGAATGTCTACATCACTAGGCAATTCGTTCAGTTTGACGAAAAGCAGAGGCACCAACAGCAGCCCTGTGTCCTCCCTCTGAATAGGAAGGAACGGAAGAAATACATCATCATCCCGTCCGTGCGGCTGAGTCCTAAAGAGAGGAAAAACCTGGGGCTCTTTTTCCTTCCCGTCCTGACCCATCTCTACATGTGGGTGCTGTTCGCAGCTGTGGATTTTCTGCTGTTCCGACTCATTTCCTCCATGAACAAACATCTCCAAAGCTTGCCAGGGCTTGAGGCTCACTTGAAACTTCATAGAGAGGTAGGGGCTCATGGTACTCCATGCAGTATTCCCGGGTTTTTTATTGGTAGACCTTGCAAAAAATGCTGGGACTTCCCAAGTCTGACAGTGTCTTCAGATTATGGGTGTCTGGCACACGGAAGGAGCCCGATAGGTATGGCTGAATTAGGTCCCAGGGCTAGAATAGGACTCCACGTTATTTTTCTGTGGCTACGGCAGCAAAGAATCACAGGCTGTGTGTCTTAAAACAACACACATTTATTCTCTTCTAGTTCGTTAGCGAGAGGTCTAAAATCACCTGCTGTTGgcatgggcttcctccttccagaaAGTAGGGGAACTTAACTCTGCCTGGTCCGGTTTTACTTAGACAGTAATATTCCTTGGCCTGTGGTGGCATTACATTTATCTCTCTGTGCATGGAAAAAAATCTCTATGTCCCTCTCAAACCAGACACATGGTTACATCATCATGTACACAGGGACAGTTTCTCTATCTCGAGGCAGCTGACTTAATCTTTCTGCTGAAACCTGTTTCCCAGACAGAGTATCACAGGCTCCCGGAGTATCACAGGCTCCCGGAGTGTCACAGGCTCCCGGAGTATCACAGGCTCCCGGAGTATCACAGGCTCCCGGAGTATCACAGGCTCCTGAGTGTCACAGGCTCCTGGAGGATCACAGGCTCCTGGAGGATCACAGGCTCCCGGAGTATCACAGGCTCCTGGAGTATCACAGGCTCCTGAGTGTCATGGGTTCCCGGAGTATCACAGGCTCCTGGAGTATCACAGGCTCCCGGAGTATCACAGGCTCCCGGAGTATCACAGGTTCCTGGAATATCACAGGCTCCCGGAGTGTCATGGGTTCCCGGAGTATCACAGGCTCCTGAGTGTCACGGGTTCCAGTATCACAGGCTCCCGGAGTATCACAGGCTCCTGAGTATCACAGGCTCCTGAGTGTCACAGGCTCCTGGAGTAGGGCATTTTATCTTCAGGGAACTTATACTCAGCATAGCCTGAAGGGTAGAAATAGGTTTTGACTCTGGTTTTGAACTTTGACTTCATTTTGCTTGTGTCTCAAGGGGTGTAAACGAACCTGAAAGGCAGGTTTGGGGCTTGACTCCTCCCACTGTCAAGACTTGGGCAGACATACCTCAAACTCTAATGGAGAACTTTCTCATGCAGCCTGAGTCCTTGCCAACAGAAAAGGACTTCTATCTAAAGAGTGGGATGTTGAACCCATGCACATCTTAGCTTTTTTTCCCACATAACtcagacagtgtgtgtgtgtgtgtgtgtgtgttgaatttcTATCAGTAGAACCctactctccctttctctgcttctgggtTGCtcaaatcctcctgccccagccctgcatccacttccctttcctctggTTCAGTGCACCCAGTCTCTGGGCTCTTGCCCTCCCAATCCTGAACTGCTTCTTAGAGTTGATTACTCTGAGCTCTCGGCTGCCCCTGAAGAATTCACTTAATTACAAGGTTCTCCGTTGCTCTAGATAGTTGGAACAGGCCAATAATGGAAGGCATGCTTCAAATGAAGCCAAATAAGAAGCCCAGAAGCAAAGGCCTCTCTCCACCGCACTCTTCCCCTTGGCCTTGATGCTTTTCCCTCTCAGTtatccccttccctcttcttctgtttctctcatgCATTTCTCTCTCAGTCAATATCAAAAATCTATGCCTGTTCGATACATTCTCACTGATTTagactggagtgtgtgtgtgtgtgtgtgtgtaagttctATCTTACCATAAACACTGCTGAGTACCAGGGACATAATAATGTCTAGACCACGACAGTTGCATGGCAGAGCTGATATGCCAGGGGAAGAGGCCACTGTGGCCACACATAAcagcagctgggtggtggctgcTGGGTCAGATGTCTGTGCAAGGCGTCTGTGACATCTCCTGAGTTCTCTTCTGCAGTCCCTGGGAGACTGCGCCAGCAGCTAGCCTCCTTCCGAGGCTGGCAATGCCCTGCCCTTATCCCAGGATGCCCTTGAAGGCTCCTCGCCTACTCTGTTGCTGCAGATTTGTGAAAGAGAAATCAGACAGGAAGAGAAACATTGGTACAGAGTTTTGTCAATATTTCTCTCCCACTATCATACAACTTTAGACAAATGTTTCAGATAAAGCCTATGGGAAACCATCCGACTTGAGCTGGGATGGATCGGCAGTATAAGCGATAACAGCCCTCGCTCCTATTGTGTGAGCACACCCCACGG
This window contains:
- the Dcstamp gene encoding dendritic cell-specific transmembrane protein → MHTGRKRLWTLGTSIFLRLWQTYVFPGSTGWMDFIQHLGVCCFVAFLAVSLLSAAFYWVLPSVAVLAAVWASTCVFLCCSKHARCFLLLAFLSCGLREGRNALIAAGTGMVILGHVENMFYNFRGLLDSMTCNLRAKSFAIHVPLLTRYCEALQWIYGLAAPPNLFDDLLSWNQTLVVSLFSPSRTFEAHMNDTKGEVLGALSHMVVMTELLSSLGQKLIALAGLLLILFSTGLFMKRFLGPCGRKYENVYITRQFVQFDEKQRHQQQPCVLPLNRKERKKYIIIPSVRLSPKERKNLGLFFLPVLTHLYMWVLFAAVDFLLFRLISSMNKHLQSLPGLEAHLKLHRERQDTQDVIHDSSFNISMFEPSCIPKPRLTVSETWVPLSIILAALTVLGLLSSMLMQLKILVSGAFYPRVERERIRYLHAKLLKKRAKQPPGEAERKLSLYFKKVHFWLPVLKLIRKRHTNTPNEDYP